A DNA window from Sulfitobacter noctilucicola contains the following coding sequences:
- a CDS encoding two-component system sensor histidine kinase NtrB, whose product MTSDNNIWASLPIPALLIAPDNSIKGANPAAEGFFNASAKSVIGQPVWDMLAIDYPLEDAFNRARENSTALFVNDVDVGSGQRAPLKSALQIAPLQGAPDHMLMMISPRELSGRMTQNHSVKSAAKSAIGMAEMLAHEIKNPLAGITGAAQLLSMGLDAEELELTDLIVAESRRIVKLLEQVEQFGNLTAPVRAPVNLHDVLDRARRSALLGFGAQMKIIEDYDPSLPAALGDKDQLLQVVLNLLKNASEAAGEGGGTIRLHSYFEHSFRMRRADGSGQLLPLQIEVIDDGPGLPEHIKGDIFDPFVSGRENGTGLGLALVSKIISEHDGWISVESAPGHTVFRISLPRATAAKPAAKPQPTKES is encoded by the coding sequence ATGACATCGGACAACAACATCTGGGCCTCGCTGCCGATCCCCGCTTTGCTGATCGCGCCTGACAATTCGATCAAAGGGGCCAACCCAGCGGCCGAAGGTTTTTTCAATGCCTCGGCCAAATCTGTCATAGGTCAACCGGTCTGGGACATGCTGGCAATAGATTATCCTCTGGAAGACGCCTTCAACCGCGCCCGCGAAAACAGCACCGCATTATTCGTGAATGATGTCGATGTGGGCAGCGGCCAGCGTGCGCCACTGAAATCCGCGCTTCAGATTGCCCCGTTACAGGGTGCGCCCGACCACATGCTGATGATGATTTCACCGCGTGAATTGTCTGGCCGTATGACGCAGAACCATTCGGTCAAATCGGCCGCGAAATCGGCCATCGGCATGGCGGAAATGTTGGCGCACGAGATTAAGAACCCTCTCGCCGGCATCACCGGGGCGGCGCAATTGCTGTCGATGGGACTGGATGCAGAAGAGCTTGAGCTGACCGATCTGATCGTCGCGGAATCGCGCCGCATCGTGAAGTTGCTGGAGCAGGTAGAGCAATTCGGCAATCTAACTGCACCCGTTCGTGCACCGGTGAACTTGCATGACGTGCTGGATCGTGCACGGCGCTCCGCTCTGCTGGGGTTTGGCGCGCAGATGAAGATCATTGAAGATTATGATCCTTCACTGCCTGCTGCGCTAGGTGACAAGGACCAGCTGCTGCAGGTTGTGCTGAACCTGCTCAAGAACGCATCAGAGGCCGCGGGCGAGGGTGGCGGTACAATCCGCCTGCACAGCTATTTCGAACATTCCTTCCGCATGCGCCGCGCCGATGGTTCCGGCCAGTTGTTGCCCTTGCAGATCGAAGTAATCGATGACGGGCCGGGTCTGCCGGAGCATATCAAAGGCGATATCTTTGATCCGTTCGTGTCGGGGCGCGAAAACGGAACAGGCCTGGGCCTTGCGCTGGTGTCCAAGATTATTTCGGAACATGACGGCTGGATTTCAGTGGAATCCGCGCCCGGACATACTGTTTTTCGTATCTCGTTGCCGCGTGCAACTGCGGCCAAACCGGCCGCCAAGCCTCAACCCACAAAGGAGAGTTGA
- the dusB gene encoding tRNA dihydrouridine synthase DusB — MAGITDLPYRTLVARFGAGLVVSEMVASQELLCRRPGTREKAELGLGIEGTSVQIAGREAEPMAEAARMIVNQGARIIDINMGCPAKKVTQGASGSALMKTPDHALHLIEAVVDAVDVPVTLKTRLGWDDAMLNAADIAQRAEAAGVQMITIHGRTRCQFYKGQADWRAIRAIKDAVNIPVIANGDIVSASTARTALDQSGADGVMIGRGSQGKPWLLAQVAHDLYGTQLPDVPQGAAFAEMVLEHFEEMIRFYGETLGGRVARKHLGWYMDTCRTPVDLRRALLTANTPDAARRLIPQAMYLGSTEAAA; from the coding sequence ATGGCTGGAATCACGGATTTGCCGTACCGCACATTGGTTGCGCGCTTTGGCGCGGGCCTTGTCGTATCCGAGATGGTCGCCAGTCAGGAACTCCTGTGCCGTCGCCCCGGAACCCGTGAGAAAGCCGAGCTGGGTCTTGGTATCGAAGGGACTTCTGTCCAGATTGCCGGGCGCGAAGCTGAACCTATGGCGGAGGCGGCCCGCATGATCGTGAATCAAGGTGCACGCATTATCGATATCAACATGGGCTGTCCCGCAAAGAAGGTAACGCAGGGGGCATCCGGTTCAGCGCTGATGAAAACACCGGATCACGCATTGCACCTGATCGAGGCTGTGGTGGATGCAGTCGATGTCCCTGTCACACTGAAAACGCGGCTGGGATGGGATGACGCTATGCTCAACGCCGCCGACATCGCGCAGCGTGCTGAAGCCGCAGGCGTGCAAATGATTACCATCCACGGACGCACGCGCTGTCAATTCTATAAAGGGCAGGCCGACTGGCGGGCCATCCGCGCCATCAAGGACGCAGTCAACATTCCTGTCATCGCGAACGGTGACATCGTCTCTGCCTCGACGGCCCGCACAGCATTGGACCAATCAGGCGCAGACGGTGTGATGATCGGGCGGGGCAGTCAGGGCAAGCCATGGCTGTTGGCGCAGGTCGCACACGATCTGTATGGAACGCAGTTGCCGGACGTGCCGCAAGGTGCCGCATTCGCTGAAATGGTGCTTGAGCACTTTGAAGAAATGATCCGGTTTTACGGTGAAACGCTCGGCGGGCGCGTCGCCCGCAAACATCTGGGCTGGTACATGGATACTTGCCGCACGCCGGTGGACCTGCGCCGTGCGCTGTTGACCGCAAACACCCCTGATGCTGCGAGACGACTGATTCCGCAGGCGATGTATCTTGGATCAACCGAGGCCGCGGCATGA